The following DNA comes from Cellulomonas soli.
TGCGGGACCTCGACCACGAACCCGGTGAACCACGGCTGGTGGGCGAGGACGGCCTGGTCGTCCGCACCCAGGTGCTGGCAGCCGGCGTCGAGCTCCCCGGGGCCACGGTCGCCGGGCTGCTCGGGATCGGGCCGACGGCGCCCGTGGTGTCGCTGCTGCGGCTCCGCTCGACGGGCGGGTCGCCCTGGTCGTTGGAGCGGATGTACCTGTCGGCCGCACGCTTCCCGGACCTGCTCGACGACGACCTCGTCGACGGCGGCAGCGACCTCGACGCTCTCGCGTCGGTGCACGCGACGCTCGAGCGCCGCTACGGCGTGCGCCCGGACCGGTTCGAGGAGCACCTCGACGTCACCACGGCGGACGCACGGGTCTCGGGCCTGCTCGGCGTGCGCGCGGGTTCACCGCTGTACGCGCTGCGCCGGGTCTCCTGGGACGCGGACGGTGTCGCCATCGAGACGTCGGTCGACCTGTTCCGCACGGACCGCACGCAGCTGAGGTTCGGCGCCACACGTGCGCCGTCCCCGGCCGCGACGCTCACCGGGTAGCGTCCGCACCCGGCCGGGGTGGCATCGGGAACCGCACACCGGAACCCCAACCGACCTCCCACCCGAGGCTCTCCTCGAACCAGTCGGCGAAGGCGACGGGCAGCCGGTTCTGCTGCTCGACGAGCCCGAGGAGCTCCGCGAACCACCCGGCGTAGGCCCAGTCGCGCTCGGGGCGGGCCAGGTGCGGGCGCGCCGCGAGGACGGCGTCGGCCACCTGGTCGGGGCTGGTCGCCGCCGTGACGGCGATGCCGGCGAAGTCGGCGCCGTCTCCGGTGGTGTAGTCGAGGGTGGCTCTCCTGTCCTGCGGGAACCCGGCCCCGCTCTCCCCGAGGTTGGTCGCGTGCGTCAGGTTGAGCCGCCAGTACATGCCGGACGGACTCATGCCCGGCATGATGCGCACCTGCTGGTGCCCGCGCCGGTGCAGCGCGGCGACGCCCTGCAGGATGCGCAGCGGCACGACCAGGGGGCCGTCGAGCTCCTGCGGCGGCCCGAACGGACGCGCGGTGTACAGGTAGAAGCCAGGCACGACCCGTGGCGGCGTGCCGAACGCGACCTGGCACTGGATGCCGCGGCGACTGGGCACCACCCACAACCGGGTGCCCGCGTCGGTGTCGGCGAGAAACTCCTCGACACCGGCTCGTGACGTGTCGCCGGCGAGCAGGCACTCGACGCCGCCGATCGTGACGCTCACGTAGCCGCTGCGGGAGTCCGTCCCGCCGGAGACGGTCGGTTCGCCGGTCGAGGCGAGCCAGTCGCGGAGCAGCAGGCGGAGCTCGGCCAGGTTCGCGCAGCGATGACCTCGGGAGATGGGGGGCACCGCGCCATGATCGCGCGTGCCGGACCCTGCGGACGCATGGCTCACCGGGTAGGACGACGCCCCCGTGTTCGCTCCCCGGGGGCGTCGTCCTGCTGCGTGCGGCGGTCAGGCCTTCGCGTGCGTGGCCTCGATCGTCGCGGCGTGCTCGCCGTGCTGCACCTCGATGCGTCGCGGCTTGGCCTCCTCGGCCACCGGGATCGTCAGCGTGAGCACGCCGTCGGTGTACGTGGCGGCCATGGCGTCGAGCGCGAGACCGCGGCCGACGGTGAACTGCCGGGCGTAGGTGCCGGACGGGCGCTCCTTGGCGAGCCACTGCACGTCCTGCTCGGTGCGCGGCGTGCGCTGCGCACGGATGGTCAGCGTGCGGTCCTCCACGTTGACGTCGATCGTGCCGGGGTCCACGCCCGGCAGGTCGACGTTGAGCACGTAGTGGTCACCGGAGCGGAACAGGTCCATCGGCATGATGGCCGATGCGCGGTCCGACGCGAGCATCTGGCCGAACAGCCGGTCCATCTCCTGGAACGGGTCGTAACGGGTAGCCATGTGCCTCACCTCCTCGACAGCAGGCTCCGGACCTCCCGGAGCCGTGGCATCGCCGGTGGCTCCTTGCCACCAGGTGGCTACGGCTTCCGTTTTAGCACTCTCCACCGGAGAGTGCCAGCC
Coding sequences within:
- a CDS encoding GntR family transcriptional regulator, with product MTSVDALTERLRAVVAEHAADGVEKLPSERELAARLGVSRGTLRLGIARLEHEGLVFRSLGRTGGTHLRRVAEAAPIHAPLFDLRTDRLVRDLDHEPGEPRLVGEDGLVVRTQVLAAGVELPGATVAGLLGIGPTAPVVSLLRLRSTGGSPWSLERMYLSAARFPDLLDDDLVDGGSDLDALASVHATLERRYGVRPDRFEEHLDVTTADARVSGLLGVRAGSPLYALRRVSWDADGVAIETSVDLFRTDRTQLRFGATRAPSPAATLTG
- a CDS encoding Hsp20/alpha crystallin family protein, which codes for MATRYDPFQEMDRLFGQMLASDRASAIMPMDLFRSGDHYVLNVDLPGVDPGTIDVNVEDRTLTIRAQRTPRTEQDVQWLAKERPSGTYARQFTVGRGLALDAMAATYTDGVLTLTIPVAEEAKPRRIEVQHGEHAATIEATHAKA